Proteins encoded in a region of the Streptomyces violaceoruber genome:
- a CDS encoding serine/threonine-protein kinase codes for MGEVFAGRYELVDPIGRGGVGAVWRAWDHRRRRYVAAKVLQQRDAHSLLRFVREQALRIDHPHVLAPASWAADDDQVLFTMDLVTGGSLVHLVGDYGPLPPEFVCTLLDQLLSGLAAVHGEGVVHRDIKPANLLLEATGTGRPRLRLSDFGIAMRLGEPRLTETNLVVGTPGYLAPEQMMGAEPDFPSDLFAVGLVALYLLEGAKPDAKVLVQHFAEHGTPPAPRGIPEPLWQVVATLLQPDPSARFRTATGARKALAAAVELLPEPGPDDELIEIFDQVGPLPTGFGPEGPLKRASGVDDVPTDPRRPAGTPPGMEPSPPATPPTPPPAPPWQGTPPAGPSSGLDRPSPGSPGPPPTDPDSTPASPPPGTPATATGTPSAPGRPPASDQDWTPSTPSALPSAPSAPSAPGRTRPAPHGTHSEEVPLAERPGAMSETGSFHLPPPQPTVTPTSDAAASNAAAEAAQPPAPHPAFTGGPRGLPPDRAPGHSQYPAPHGPPLTARSLAPSPARRADVPTAAYTARNPRSAPPAQHRGARRRRRPGPPARVALPVLLLALACYAVGFWALTRI; via the coding sequence ATGGGTGAGGTCTTCGCTGGCCGGTACGAGCTGGTCGACCCGATCGGCCGGGGCGGGGTGGGTGCCGTCTGGCGTGCCTGGGACCACCGGCGCAGGCGTTACGTGGCCGCGAAGGTACTCCAGCAGCGGGACGCGCATTCGCTGCTGCGGTTCGTCCGTGAGCAGGCGCTGCGGATCGATCACCCCCATGTGCTGGCCCCCGCGAGCTGGGCCGCCGACGACGACCAGGTCCTGTTCACCATGGACCTGGTCACCGGAGGCTCGCTGGTCCACCTGGTCGGGGACTACGGGCCGCTGCCGCCCGAATTCGTGTGCACGCTGCTCGACCAGCTCCTGTCGGGCCTGGCGGCGGTGCACGGGGAGGGGGTGGTGCACCGTGACATCAAGCCCGCCAACCTGCTCCTGGAGGCGACGGGGACGGGCCGCCCGCGCCTCAGGCTGTCCGACTTCGGCATCGCGATGCGGCTGGGTGAGCCCCGGCTGACGGAGACCAACCTCGTGGTGGGGACGCCGGGTTATCTCGCGCCGGAGCAGATGATGGGTGCGGAACCGGATTTCCCGTCGGACCTCTTCGCGGTGGGGCTGGTCGCGCTGTATCTGCTGGAAGGGGCCAAGCCGGACGCCAAGGTGCTCGTCCAGCACTTCGCCGAGCACGGTACGCCGCCCGCGCCGCGCGGGATTCCCGAGCCGCTGTGGCAGGTCGTGGCGACGCTGCTGCAACCGGACCCGTCGGCGAGGTTCCGTACCGCGACGGGGGCGCGCAAGGCGCTGGCCGCGGCGGTGGAGCTGCTGCCGGAGCCCGGACCCGACGACGAGCTGATCGAGATCTTCGACCAAGTGGGTCCGCTGCCCACGGGGTTCGGGCCCGAGGGCCCGCTCAAGAGGGCCTCCGGCGTGGACGACGTACCGACGGACCCACGGCGCCCCGCAGGCACACCTCCGGGTATGGAGCCGTCCCCGCCCGCCACTCCGCCGACGCCCCCGCCGGCACCCCCGTGGCAGGGCACGCCCCCGGCCGGCCCGTCGTCCGGCCTGGACCGGCCGTCGCCCGGCAGTCCGGGCCCGCCTCCGACCGACCCGGACTCGACGCCCGCGTCCCCACCGCCCGGCACTCCCGCGACGGCGACCGGCACCCCCTCCGCCCCCGGACGGCCGCCCGCGTCCGACCAGGACTGGACGCCCTCCACGCCCTCCGCACTGCCCTCGGCCCCCTCGGCCCCCTCGGCCCCCGGCCGGACGCGTCCCGCCCCGCACGGAACGCACTCCGAGGAGGTGCCCCTGGCCGAGCGGCCGGGTGCCATGTCGGAGACCGGCAGTTTCCACCTGCCGCCCCCGCAGCCGACCGTTACGCCGACGTCGGACGCGGCGGCGTCGAACGCGGCGGCCGAAGCGGCCCAACCGCCCGCACCGCACCCGGCGTTCACGGGCGGGCCGCGGGGCCTGCCGCCAGACCGGGCCCCCGGCCACAGCCAGTACCCGGCACCGCACGGGCCGCCGCTCACCGCCCGGTCCCTCGCGCCGTCCCCGGCGCGACGGGCCGACGTGCCCACCGCCGCGTACACCGCCCGGAACCCGCGGTCCGCCCCGCCCGCCCAGCACCGTGGGGCACGGCGCCGCCGGCGTCCCGGCCCGCCGGCGCGGGTGGCCCTGCCGGTGCTGCTGCTCGCGCTGGCCT
- a CDS encoding peptidylprolyl isomerase: MAAQLYATLKTSQGDIEVRLLPNHAPRTVKNFVELARGEREWTHPATGEKSMARLYDGTVFHRVLSGFMIQGGDPLGNGTGDPGYQFPDEFHPDLAFDKPYLMAMANAGPGTNGSQFFITVSPTTWLNRKHTIFGEVTDAASQKVVDTIAAARTNPRTERPLTDIVIESVVVETRNA, encoded by the coding sequence GTGGCCGCGCAGCTCTACGCCACCCTGAAGACCAGCCAAGGTGACATCGAGGTCCGGCTGCTGCCGAACCACGCACCCAGGACCGTCAAGAACTTCGTCGAGCTGGCCCGCGGCGAGCGGGAGTGGACCCACCCCGCCACCGGCGAGAAATCCATGGCCAGGCTCTACGACGGCACCGTCTTCCACCGGGTCCTCAGCGGTTTCATGATCCAGGGCGGCGATCCGCTGGGCAACGGCACCGGCGACCCCGGCTACCAGTTCCCGGACGAGTTCCACCCCGACCTCGCCTTCGACAAGCCCTACCTGATGGCCATGGCCAACGCCGGCCCCGGGACCAACGGCTCGCAGTTCTTCATCACCGTCTCCCCGACGACCTGGCTGAACCGCAAGCACACGATCTTCGGCGAAGTGACCGACGCGGCCAGTCAGAAGGTCGTCGACACCATCGCCGCCGCCCGGACCAACCCCCGCACCGAGCGGCCCCTCACCGACATCGTCATCGAGTCGGTCGTCGTCGAGACAAGGAACGCCTGA
- a CDS encoding DUF5324 family protein, translating to MTRIDSVRAATGSAKDSVLHAAEVVAPYADTAKDRAAHYAQEARVRLAPKVSQATCQARQQYGTHVAPRLEQARTHVPPKMDAAAQEAAVRTRLAARQAADYSRPRIEQAVAAAGPVRDEATARGAAALAALRGQVTAKEIQRLTRKHQRRARVGRVAKVLAVVGVVAGGAFAAWKWWDKQANPDWLVEPPEATEVAESGRLTSVDGTGEAVLDPEVQAKQAQDEAEGDEPR from the coding sequence GTGACCCGCATCGACAGCGTGCGCGCCGCGACCGGTTCGGCGAAGGACAGCGTGCTGCACGCCGCGGAAGTGGTGGCGCCCTACGCCGACACGGCCAAGGACAGGGCCGCTCATTATGCACAGGAGGCGCGCGTACGGCTGGCGCCCAAGGTGTCGCAGGCCACATGCCAGGCGCGCCAGCAGTACGGCACCCACGTGGCGCCGCGGCTGGAACAGGCCCGGACGCATGTGCCGCCGAAGATGGACGCGGCCGCGCAGGAGGCTGCCGTCCGTACGCGTCTGGCCGCTCGGCAGGCGGCCGACTACTCACGTCCGAGGATCGAGCAGGCGGTGGCCGCGGCGGGTCCCGTGCGCGACGAAGCCACGGCGCGCGGTGCCGCCGCGCTGGCCGCACTGCGCGGTCAGGTCACGGCCAAGGAGATCCAGAGGCTGACGCGCAAGCACCAGCGTCGGGCCAGGGTCGGCCGGGTCGCCAAGGTCCTCGCGGTGGTGGGGGTCGTCGCGGGCGGCGCCTTCGCCGCGTGGAAGTGGTGGGACAAGCAGGCCAACCCGGACTGGCTGGTGGAGCCGCCGGAGGCGACGGAGGTTGCCGAGTCGGGCCGGCTGACGTCGGTGGACGGCACCGGTGAGGCGGTTCTCGATCCCGAGGTGCAGGCCAAGCAGGCCCAGGATGAGGCGGAGGGCGACGAGCCCCGCTGA
- a CDS encoding helix-turn-helix domain-containing protein, with product MDAAQQEATARARELQRNWYGEPLGALFRRLIDDLGLNQARLAGVLGLSAPMLSQLMSGQRAKIGNPAVVQRVQLLQDLAGQVADGSVSAAEATERMDEIRKSQGGSVLSNTTTTTSSSGAPTVKRVVREIQSLLRSVAAAGDIIDAADSLSSSHPELAEFLRVYGAGRTSDAVAHYQSHQN from the coding sequence ATGGACGCCGCACAGCAGGAAGCCACCGCAAGAGCGCGGGAACTGCAGCGGAACTGGTACGGGGAGCCGCTGGGGGCGCTCTTCCGCAGGCTTATCGACGATCTCGGTCTCAACCAGGCTCGTCTCGCGGGAGTGCTGGGGCTGTCCGCGCCGATGCTGTCGCAGCTGATGAGCGGCCAGCGGGCGAAGATCGGCAACCCCGCGGTGGTCCAGCGGGTGCAGCTGCTGCAGGACCTGGCGGGGCAGGTCGCCGACGGCAGTGTGAGCGCGGCCGAGGCCACGGAGCGCATGGACGAGATCAGGAAGTCCCAGGGGGGCTCGGTGCTCAGCAACACCACGACGACCACCAGTAGTTCGGGCGCGCCCACGGTCAAGCGGGTGGTCCGGGAGATCCAGTCGCTGCTGCGCTCGGTGGCGGCCGCCGGAGACATCATCGACGCGGCGGACTCCCTGTCCTCCTCGCATCCGGAGCTGGCGGAGTTCCTGCGGGTGTACGGCGCGGGCCGCACGTCCGACGCGGTCGCGCACTACCAGTCCCACCAGAACTGA
- a CDS encoding isoprenyl transferase, with protein sequence MRAKVRAALDALYMKRLVRELEGRPRPQHIGIMLDGNRRWAKMSGIDDPREGYRAGGAKVLDFLRWCDSAQIEHVTLFMLSDDNLARPEEQLNPLIDIIAEVVEQLAAPGNPWPVEAVGALDLLPAESASRLKTATAATQGRKGGTKVDVAVGYGGRREIVDAVRSALTEHSSQGGDIDEFIETFTMEHISKHLYSKTRSESDLIIRTSGEQRLSGFLLWQSAYAEVHFCETYWPDFREIDFLRALRSYSLRERRYGR encoded by the coding sequence ATGCGGGCGAAGGTACGGGCCGCTCTCGACGCGCTCTATATGAAGCGTCTGGTCCGAGAGTTGGAAGGACGCCCACGCCCCCAGCACATCGGCATCATGCTCGACGGCAACCGCCGGTGGGCCAAGATGTCGGGCATCGACGACCCCCGCGAGGGCTACCGGGCCGGCGGTGCCAAGGTGCTGGACTTCCTGCGCTGGTGCGACTCCGCGCAGATCGAGCACGTCACCCTCTTCATGCTCTCCGACGACAACCTCGCCCGGCCCGAAGAGCAGCTGAACCCCCTCATCGACATCATCGCCGAGGTCGTCGAGCAGCTGGCCGCGCCGGGCAACCCCTGGCCCGTCGAGGCCGTCGGCGCCCTGGACCTGCTGCCCGCGGAGTCCGCGAGCCGCCTCAAGACCGCCACCGCCGCCACCCAGGGCCGCAAGGGCGGCACCAAGGTCGACGTCGCCGTGGGCTACGGCGGCAGACGCGAGATCGTCGACGCCGTGCGCTCCGCCCTGACCGAGCACAGCTCCCAGGGCGGCGACATCGACGAGTTCATCGAGACCTTCACCATGGAGCACATCTCCAAGCACCTGTACTCCAAGACACGGTCCGAGTCCGACCTCATCATCCGTACCTCCGGCGAGCAGCGGCTCTCCGGATTCCTGCTCTGGCAGTCCGCCTACGCCGAGGTCCACTTCTGCGAGACGTACTGGCCGGACTTCCGGGAGATCGACTTCCTGCGCGCCCTGCGCTCCTACTCCCTGCGGGAACGCCGCTACGGCCGCTGA